In Lycium barbarum isolate Lr01 chromosome 9, ASM1917538v2, whole genome shotgun sequence, the DNA window CTTGAAATAGTCAGGACTGTTTGTAATAGTCAATACTATTCGAACTTTGTAGTGAGTAAAGTGCTATGACTAAGAGAACGTTATTGTCGTTGATTTATTGGTGGTTTGAGGCTTTGAGAGTTTGGTGAAAGTTTGAAAGTGGTTTTTATAGATTTTGGATATAAATGGACTATATATTTAAGTAAAGAAGAAGGGAGCACGTGGCTAGGATCTTGACGCGAACACGGAAATTCATTTGGTTAAAGAATTGTGTAAGTATTCagtttttcttcttcttcgtGGGGTCTGCTTctattattaaataaaataaaataaatatatgcTTATTTATATGAATAGAAAAATGAAGTAAGAATAAACTGGAAATTTTATTGGTTGAAGTAGTGAGTTGGCAAAGTTTAGGATAAGATTAAAACATGGAGGACTTTTTTTTATTGCCCTTTCTAGCTTTGGGTCAATGAGTTGAAAATGTGTCGGTTCGGAAAAGAGCGACATGAGACACACCGATGGTACACACTTGACATATGTCGTTGCTATACGGGTACGAGAATTTGTTTAATGTGAAGTATTGACTTTGTTTAATTTGATTTGGTCAATTGTGAAATTAGTAAACCTACATGATTGTTTAGATTTATTTAAAGAAAAAATTTGAAATTGGACCATGTACATGGTTTATATTTATTTGTACTAGGTATTTACACGAAATTAATTATTTTAACTTTAGTTAACTAGTAAAAAATTTGACCAATCATGCTATTTATTAGTCTAACCAAATTCTTTTTTGGAATATTCGTAGTTTCAAAGTAGCACAAGTCCGTAGCAGTGTAGCACCCGTGTGTGTTAAACCTCCATCTGTTTTCCTCAGAAGTTGGGGTGCCCATAGACTggattggttcggattttttaaacatcaaaccaaatcaattgcgtcgggttttaaaatttatacaccaaatcaaatcttaaaattcgggtttttcaacctcgaattTTCTCTGgtttttcggttttttttttttccggaatagtcttgatacaaaacatataactttgacttcaaatatttctttagtcctagtaagatacaactatataattaaggtgtttcttaagaaaataacacaaaatgtgagaagagtgatgacattgtattaaaatattcaacaaaagctaataaaatcgggtaaaataaatattgctaattaacaagctataaagaaaatgaccataatctaaaaatactaagtcatgctaaaataagtacggctaataagtattaattacatgacaaagaaaaaaaacttaagttatgtattttcactctgagccgagggtctttcggaaacagccgccctacctttcaaagtgggggttaggtctgcgtacactctatcctccccagaccccactcagtgggattatactgggcttgttgttgttgtatgtattttcactctgtaaatcaattatgcaaaactaaagaatagatatccaatattattgtcattcttagtggtaaattgaatttcttttgttagcattagtgttgaattggttttggtttggattttatttgagttactaacataggatataaaacttattgacattcaaaattttaagttcaagcttgaataatatgataatagattaaaaaaactacgaaaaaatttaagaaatatttataaattatattacaaataaatatttttatgtataaaatattttaaaaactgaatacatgtaatgtcgggttggtttggttcgatttgactttttttaattaaaatcaaaCCATACCAATTATGatcggttttttttttcaacaccaaatcaagtcaaactagtgattttttctcggtttgactcgatttatcaATTTGATGTGATTTGTCAGTTTACTTTGTACACTCCTACTCAGAAGCCGACAAAGTTTTTATCCCATTGACCTAAAAGGAAACCCCGAAAATTCAACAAATTTCTATCCCATTATTGAGACCCAAAATGGAAACTAGTAAGAAAAAACATAAAGCACGATCATTATGCTAAACTTTTTGCCAACTCACTAGTTAATTCAACCACGTGCTACAAAGCCCCTTTAAGTTTTTATCTCCATTTCCTTTTCACAAATTAcatttaaggggtcgtttggcttATTGTATTAGTTATATGATTGTAATATTTGTATATATTAATTACGAAAATTATTATGTGGTGAATAAATAATATAAGAATTGGGAAATTTAACACATTCATTATTATATGTAGGCTGAAGGATCTCCACGAGGGGTGTACAAAAGATATGATGCTTATGCTGGAtgcatgtactataataataCAAAAAGAATTCGAGGAGGTATGTTCTTATTGAATGGTATTACAAATAATAACATGAATCTATTTGCAATGATCAGCAAATTGTTTTATTGTGAACACTTTCACATCAATCTTGTTGAGTATTTTCcctttaagtgttttttttttcatataaaaATATAAAGATGCCAGTCCTAGCTTGTAAGTACTAGCTAGTGAAGCGAAATCCAATTATTCCTATATTAGTATCAAATACTATAACTCCACAATGACACTTCGACTTCACTTTCCACATCATCCCAACTGAAATAACTACTTAAACGAGGAGTTGGTGAAAACAAAAGCTCCTCCGACATCTTTTCTCTCCATCCTTCCATCTCGGACATCTCATTATTTTCTCCCCAATTGCAACATAAAATGTTCTCCATATCCATATGTAATGACTTCGTGCTAAAATCAACGTCACTTCCATTGGCCCCGCCAACAACTATCTCTTGGTACTTTACTTCTTTAGCACTAGAAGTGACTTCCTCATTCATATAGTCAACTCTAACTAAGTCAGAATCCTGACGGAACGCCTCGGCTGCTTTCACAGCAGCCTGGCGTAAGTCTTTGGGGTCCTTCGATTCTGGCACTGGCAACCTCCAACGAGAGTCAGCGAAGTTCAGAGTGGCTAGATTACCTCTAAGTGTTAATGCAGCAACATCGTG includes these proteins:
- the LOC132609873 gene encoding dehydration-responsive element-binding protein 1D-like, giving the protein MNYNNTILCMSDANSGNLERDHLQETSSSSGQDEGAFLLASSRPKKRAGRKKFKETRHPIYRGVRRRNNNKWVCEVREPSQQKRIWLGTYPTPEMAARAHDVAALTLRGNLATLNFADSRWRLPVPESKDPKDLRQAAVKAAEAFRQDSDLVRVDYMNEEVTSSAKEVKYQEIVVGGANGSDVDFSTKSLHMDMENILCCNWGENNEMSEMEGWREKMSEELLFSPTPRLSSYFSWDDVESEVEVSLWSYSI